ttctgtccataaaaattatgaacagaatcggtgacaaagggcagccctgacggagtccaaccctcacaggaaacatgttcgacttactgccggcaatgcggaccaaactctgacaccggtcatacagagaccggacagcccatatcaaggagtccggcactccatactcccggagcaccccccacaagagtccccgagggacacggtcgaacgccttctccaagtccacaaaacacatgtagaccggttgggcgaactcccatgctccctccaggatcctgcggagggtatagagctggtccactgttcctcggccaggacgaaaaccacactgcacctcctgaatccgagattcgactatccagcggatcctcctctccagtacccccgaaaagaccttaccagggaggctgaggagtgtgatccccctatagttggaacacaccctccggtccccctttttaaagagggggaccaccaccccgatctgccagtccagaggcactgcccccgatgtccacgcgatgctgcagaggcgtgtcaaccaagacagccctacaacatccagagccttgaggaactcaggacggacctcatccacccccggggccttgccaccgaggagttttttgaccacctcggcaacctcagccccagaaatgggaggccccacgtccgagctccccaactctgcttcctcatcggaaggcgtgtcggtaggattgaggaggccctcgaagtattccccccaccgactcacgacgtccctagttgaagtcagcagagccccgccctcaccatacacggtgttgacggtgcatcgCTTCCCCcctctgagccgccggatggtggaccagaatctcctcgaggccgtccagaagtcgttctccatggcctccccaaactcctcccaagcctgagtttttgcctcagcaaccgccgaggctgcgttccgcttggcctgtcggtacccatcagctgctcccagagtcccactggccaaaaaggcccgataggactctttcttcagcttgacggcctccctcaccactggggtccaccagcgggttcggggattgctccacgacaggcaccgaccaccttacggccacagctccggtcggccgcctcaacaatggaggcacggaacatggcccattcgggctcaatgtcccccacctcccccgggacatggttgaagctctgccggaggtgggagttgaaactcctccttacaggggattccgccagccgttcccaacagatcctcacaatacgtttgggcctgccaggtctgaccggcttcttcacccaccagcggagccaactcaccaccaggtggtgatcagttgacagctccgcccctctcttcacctgagtgtccaggacatacggccgcaagtccgatgatacgactacaaagtcgatcatcgagctgcggcctagggtgtcctcgtgccaagtgcacatatggacacccttatgcctgaacatggtgttcgttatggacagtccgtgacgagcacagaagtccaacaacaaaacaccactcctgggcctggctccagggggaggccccggtgacccacgcccgggcaagggaacacggtgtccattttctttgatcatcataggggtttttgtgagctgttctttgtctggtccctcatctaggatctgtttacCATGggttaaagccccagacaacatagctcccagactcattggggcacgcaaacccccccaccacggtaaggtgaaaGCTCAAGGGGGAGACAGTAGAGACTAAAGAAATTCTTGTTTTCCATAAGATCCAGTGcaataaagacatcaaatactTTAGATTTGGCCAGTAATTGTAGCTCCCCAAAATGACTGCAAAGCCTCCAGATATGTTTCTATCATAATTCtttctgtattttcaaaaatttacatccgcgattatttaaaaaatcttAAAGTTTGAGTACTGAAGATCAGCGAATTCTGCTATGCTAATTCTACAGAGGTAACTGCAGAGGGGCGAAATGAGATGACATATTTAAACGAGAACTACTCAAACCTCAAATAAAGGAACACAAACCAGGGAGGAGTCGTTGTCATAGTCTGGTCACGGGCACTGACTCTTTCAATCTTGCACCTTTATTACTTTCCCACCTCTTCCAATAGTAAACATATTTTATGACATTTCAAGTCTTTTTCTAAATTCTTAAGTTTATTTGAGCAAACGAAAATACACACCGAATTTGATGGACTGAAACTCAAGTTAAGTGTAATCAAGGGCTGTGTTTTGGAGCCCCAGTACACTAACATTTTGGTGTTTGAAAACAGAAACTATGTAGCCTATGagttaatttatatatatatgtgtgtgtatatatatatatatatatatatatgtgtgtgtgtgtatagtgaAGTCACATCTCAAGTGCTCACTGAAGACGCATGTGGAGTAAAATTCTAACATCTGGTATAAAGTGACGCATGTTAATTGCAAGTTGTAAAGATAAAGTACTTTAAATTCAAAATCGTTTGCATCCACATTAAGCTGCTGTTTGCGTTCATCTGTAAATAGTTGTGAAGCCCCTGGCAGACGGCAATTTCATCAATCATATTTGTGTGCACATGTATGAACACTGGCATGTATATGCACAACAAAACTGCCTGTGTTCCACAGCTTCACGGCTTTGCTATAGATCAAAAACTTTACTCCAGATAAAACCTTCATTAGCGCTACACCGTTGACTTTCTTGTTAGTTTCACATCAGAAGTCACCCACTTCTTGATCCTTGGGTGGTTCCACAAATAAGTCTAACCTCTAATCTCCAGTCCTAACCTCCACATCATTTTTCCTCTTGGTGTCAATTAAGATGAACCTTCTTGGAAcctttcttttttgtctgttttcagaCAATTACAAAGATGATAAACTGCAATGTGAAAACCATGGTTAAGGTAAGAAGAGTGAGTCTGTGATGTTACATTTTTGAAGATCATTCAAAAGCAGTTCATGTTTCACATGTTTCACTCTTCACATGTTCATTTAGCCTATTTGTTATGTATATGTATAGTTTGAATTATCTGGAACAATATGACTTGTGAAGCTCTGAGGGCACTGTTCATGTAATTAGCGCAGGTGATGGCTTGTTtagattaatcttttttttttcttttaaagtaatATATGTCTACATTTGTCTCAAATTAAAACTTTCTGTTTTCTCCAGATGTGCAAAATAATCCTCCCAGGCATGGAGAACAGGTTTCCTTCCCATGTTTTTTTCATTAGATGTAaagttgaattgaattaaatcatGCGATGCTGATTGACAATGAGTGTCCTGCCACAAAAATGAGGCCAAAAGTTGTTGTCTTTTTCCATCTCTTCAGGAGAAAAGGAGTGATTGTAAATGTTTCGTCTGGAATCGCCTCTGTTCCATTCCCCCTGTACACCCTTTATGCCTCATCAAAGGTAAGATCAgcatcagatcagatcaaaaTATATTTCTAGGTCTCTTAAATCCTGTTTTAATGATCGCCCATTCTTTAAATTGTGTTCCTGCAGGTGTTTGCGGAGAGATTTTCTCAAGGTCTGCAAGCAGAATACAAGGATAGAGGGATTCTTATACAGGTACTTTGATTTTCTCTCAGACTTTGCCTGAAATACCaggaaaaacaggaaatcaGTTTTCTCAAATGTCAAAACTTCCACGCCACTTGTTTTCTCAGGCTGTGGCTCCATTTGGAGTCTCCACTCGAATGGCAGGCTACCAACAAACTAACATTGTGACTCTGTCACCGGAAGACTTTGTAAAACGTTCCCTGCAGTATCTGCGAGCTGGAGACAAAACACATGGCAGTGTCTGTCACACAATTCTGGTAAACACAAATGTCACAATATAATGTCGAATAATGTCAGTTAACGTGACACGAGACTGACTGGTTACTCTggatgtgtctgtgtttgtggatACAGGGTTGGTTATTGCAGTCTATCCCGCTCAAGCTTCTCTATGCAGAGTTTGTGCTGCACGGCCTACAAGACTATGTTAAGAAGAAAACGAGACAAAAGGAATCCCTTTCTGCATCAAGAGCCATCTCTGACAAATAAATaggaaataaattaaataacagTAATATGAAGACATTTGTCTCACTGCGAATATGTATCATGGAAATGAGGAATGTGTATCATTGTAATTATGCATGCGCTcgtgtatgtatgtaagtatataTGCATGTATGATTATGTATGCAAGAGTCATAACCATTTCAAGCTTTTTGTAGCGGCGTGGATAACATCCCTCAGGAAAGCAGCTTTATCATTTGTCTCGTCATTGTATTAATATTAAGAAagattttactttgtttttttaggGAAATGCTATTTAGATTATTTAGATCTCCACATAATGCCAAATATACATGAAGCAATATAAGTTGTAAAAACTACATTTATTGATACAAAAGGGAATCATTGCCCCAGCGTCCCTCAGTCAGTCCAGCTCCTCAGTATCATGTGAGATTAACAGAACAGAagctttttgcttctttttgaaTTTGCGTGACACCTCTGATATCTCATTTGCTAAATATTTGCTaaataagtgaaatataaaaaataaaaaaataaaactcaaaCCTTACCACGATAGATGCTCTAAACCACACATTTTTAGGCATAAGGCATAAGATACGATAAATTAGCTTATGTATTGACACAATTTTCATGTTCTTCAACAATTTTCAAGTTGGAGTGAGCTTCTCATCTTTGTGTAGCGAAACAGAACTCAACCAGATCCTAATATTACTAATGCTACTGGAAAGTATGTGCTTGGTTCCCCGTTATCATCAGTCTTGTAGAAGAACATGTGTGATAATGAGCCTGGAGCCTTATCTGCTGAAGTGAAAGAACCACCCTCTTCTGTTTAATTCAGGTTCACATACTTAGTTGTTGAAAGATGCATgcacgcatacaaacacaatTTCAACTCTTATCGACATTGTCTACTGTCAATTGAGATGGAGGAAACATTTGATCACACTGGTGTAAGTCACCAGTGTGATCCGCAAAAGCAACACACAAGACAGCTGATGAGCTTCTGTCTGGTCGCTGATAAAAGATCCAACAAGAAAAGCTGCCTTTGATGGCCCGCTACAAACAGGATGATATACAGTGTTATCCACACAAACATTTGCAGAAGACGCACGCAATCATTTGTGCTGCGAAGACGTCTGACCTAGAAGAGTCACCGATCACAGGGGGACCGGCGTGTTTAGACAGCCATGATGAATGATCCTCCCCCATGAGAGATAGGGCCTTGGATAGGAGAGGAGAAAGAGACAGAGTGAGGAATGGACGGTCAGAGTGACCCCAAACGCAGATGATTCACTCCTCGTCTAAAAAAATCCATAGAATAAGTTctctttgaataaaaaaaagatctgaTTTATCCCACATCTTAAGTGCTGAGACACTTTTGAATTTGTGTGAGGAAACACTGGAGGCAGATAAAAAGTTGCAAAGTttttaaatgatcaaatttAGAAGGGTTTTTGTAGGTTTACATTTAAAACAGGAATCAAATTAAACGAGTATGAGAGTTAGTGAAATTATGACTAAAGAATagataaacacaaataaaaatctgtcgaaataaatcaataaacaataaatgaatagattatttaattaattgattaaattTGAACCaagactctgtttctgtggtGTGGCGGTGAGCACTGCCACCTCGCAGCAAgcgggttcctggttcaaatcccaacTTGGACCAAAAAAtattgttgtgaaaaaaaaaaaatctcactaAAAGGAGATGCCCCTTGTTCTGAAATGTTATGTTCAATTACTCAAAATAATAACTGAATGCATTGATTTGCATAAAGTGCAAAGTTGAAACTGGTTTGTGTAATTTTGAAATAATCTGTATTTCAGAGATTTAGAATGCAATATAATGGAAGCAAAATATTGTAAAAAGATACACAAAAGACACTTGTATCTGTAATTGAACATAAGGATGtggacacaaagacacaaaaaacatgcatCATACACCGGTTAAAAATGGAAATGTGTAAATATCACATTATTGCCCCTTTTTTAGGTTGTTTGTTGTATCAGTTGTTTGTTggcaacagacttttttttttgctgttttctcaaataaaatgatttttcctTTTTCGTCAAATATGAAATCTTCATTTCGGAGCAGTTTTTACAGGCCGCCTTTTGTTGCATTTAACCATTTGTGGTGTTTAGAAAACTTCAGAGATATGCAAAACTTGGAGAGAAGAGGTTTGAAAAAAATCTGTCACAACTACTACCAGCGTGTTTTGATCAATCTTTTTGGTGCATTACAACATATAAAGAGGGCCTTTTGAACCCCTAGACTTGCCCTATAATTTCAGGGAAACTTGAAACTCTGAACCACCCCTCAAGTGGCTGTAGCTTGATAAACAATTTACCCAGGGCTCTTATATTTGGAATTTATCCATTGTGTATAATCCACTCGTAgcaaaaacattaaagaaatcACAATTGACTAATAGGCTATAAAAAAATATTCACCTGCAAAATGGCTTCCACAAAGGTCCCATCTAAACTCTAGGTGAGTTATTGTCTAAACCCCACCAAAAAGCAGCAAAACTGTTGGTAAAATATTTTCCTCCATATTAGGACTTCGTCAACTCTTAAATAAAATACTTGATAAAAACTGTTGCTCCAGTGTGGAAACACTCCATTATGGGTATTATTTAATGGTATAAACAAAGAACCAATATTGCCGCATCGATTGGGTGTCTTCATGGTCAGTTTTCTTGATGCTAATTACGGTTAATACTGCATTTTAGCCTTTATGTGTATAACCAAATGTGTATCATGTTTAATTTCAAAGATTTTCAGATGAAACAACACCCAACACCCTCATCCTTGAAAGATAAGATTAATTGTGCTGCTCAACATGTCTAAAGACAAGACTTACATTGATGTCAGGTCCATTGATTCAGAGAAGTGCTATTGTGACAATGGTAATGTTCAgtgtggccactagagggcagaaggtccaaaGGTTTGATTGGGTACTCTGGATATTAGGAGGTAGGATTGCAGAAGGcacaacaattttttttaaactgatgaaaaaaaattattattttttttttaatggttgaTTATGTTAGTAGGAAGATGTACTGATAAAATTGCCTTCAAAATATCAATCAAAGAAATACATTAATCTAATTTAATGGCAGTATTTGCCACTGGGTGTCATGGAGGAGTGTAATAGTGACATACTTGTATATCTCTTTCAAAGCTGTAGTCTGAGCACTGTGTGCCCTGCAGCTGAAATCAAAAGTGGTTCATTCTGGTTGCCTAAGAGCGGGGACTTTCCTCACCTGAGGTGGTCTGCAATTTACTGGTGCCAACATAATTATTACGCCTTTTAATTTGCGTTTTCAAAGCCTTTCTTACATCAAAAGGTATGGTTGATAGGTTAATATTACTACAGCCATAATAGCAGGTTACAGGTAGCCAAGACAGTTCACTTCCTCTTTGTAGATCATCAGTGTGGCTGAGCTATTTTCTTCCACATTTGCAGAGTAATGGATTTACCATCAATGGGATCATGTTTTAGTACAAATATTAGGTAAGAACAGCTTCAGCATGTCTAAAGCCTCTGGCAGATGAAAGATTCATTACAGAAGGGGTAAAAGAAAGTCTCTGTTTTCATTTCAGTGGATGAGCACGGCTTACATGGGTGGTCAGTGTTATTGTAcatgtgtgcgcatgtgtgtgtttttctataAACATAAggtccaaaaacaaaaagtccTTTAGACTTGTAGGGTCCAACGTGTTTCGTAAGAACCAAATGGTGGGTCCAGTGTGTTTGAAATGATTTTAAAGGCTCATAACTTGGTTTTATGGTTAGGTTTAAAATAAGGGTGAGAGTTTAGGTTAGGCATTCGACTCTTAGAGTGAGGGTAAGTGGCAAGGGAATGCATCGTGCCATGGATAAATCACCACACaagcatttctgtgtgtgtgtgtgtgtgtgtgtgtgtgtgtgtgtgtgtgtgtgtgtgtgtgtgtgtgtgtgtgtgtgtgtgtgtgtgtgtgtgtgtgtgtgttagaaaaGGAGCGAGGTGCTGCTTTTGAGGATGCTCCATGTTTGACTCCTCTCTCCTCCATGGACACTGCCTGTGTGTTGTTTCAGTAAACAGAAGGGTCCACAGATGATCCAAGACAAGCACATGGCCACTGCAGCCCACCCAAGAGCCAAGGTCAAGCTGGCTAACCTTCAGACATACACACAATTACACACTAAAGTCGCCACACAAGAAAATTCTCCAGCTTGTCAGAGGAGTTTTGGTTTAAGTGGGGAACTCTTTCACCTTTATGCCTGATCCAATCTAAAAAGGCTGACCAAGGTAGCAAGATCCTCTGACAATGGATAATGCTGAACAATAAAACCCCAAAGTCTGACTATTTTGTGAATGTGCCGTGCGAGAAAGTATAAACAGTTGACCATTTATACAAGCTGGAATATTTCTGTGACATGATTACCAACTTGTCTCTCAAACTCAAACACAGGGATATCCACTCTCACATAGGAGTTCAAGATGTAATTATCTCCCCTAACAGTAATAATACATACACATTCTGTCCCATCTTGCAGGGGAGTCTTTGAAACTCAAGAGGATCATTTCGATCCTTCAACTTCTCTAAGAGAGGAGATGAACTGAACTATCTGCGAGGAATCAGGGAAGAGTCAGACGGGAAAATAGGTAGGTAGGGAGCAGAAAGAGAACAAAaaccttgattttttttaaggaatGGATGAATTAAAAAGGAGAAGGCCGGTGGCTTCTCTGATGACCGAGCGGTCACATATGGCTAAGCTTTGCTTGCATAGCCTCACTTCAAGGCTAAGGGCCCTGCAAACATAAACAGTGGAAAGGCTGCAGCTGGAGCAGGGAGGCAGCCGCTTGCTTACCGAGACCTCTCTATACTAAACAATGGATCAAGTGAAGCACAGTCCTTTGGCAGTGCAACAGAGATCCAGGCTGGCTCAGAAAAGCCTTTCTTCTGTACGTTTATGTCTTTGCTCTCTCAATATTTACTCCATGGGAAAACATACAATTTTCCACTCCTTTTGTCTAAAAGGAGCAAAAGAGTAGACCTCCCTCTGTTCCTGTGTCTTCCACCAGTCAACGTCAGAGATGGAGAGGACGGTGTCTGTCTGCGCAAAATATCCTAATAAGACACAACTTGCGACAACTGCACAGCTCagattatgaattcccatcatttcaTAATTGCTAGAACTCCGAACAGATGCTGGCAACAAAGATTTGATCTTTGCACAGAATCTCATCCAGTGCAATTCATTGATATTCACACACATGGTCTTTTTCCAGCGGTGTtctggtgaagaaaaacaaagtgaggATTAGTCTCTCTTACCCTGTGAGTCAGTGCATTAGAAACTTGgtttgtaaaagtgtgtgtgcatgtgtgtgcatctgtgttaTATCTCTTTTATGATGGGGCACAATGGGGAACGGAAGGGCCCAGGAGCCAGTGAATTAACCCAAATTACAGCTAACAGTTGCCTGGGTAACTGGAGAGGAATGAGGGGCAAATGGTGTGTAATTTCCtaatgaaggggggggggggttcttctATTTCACATTTAGAGACCTCTTCTACATGTTACCGTAACAACAGGAGAGCTCTGTACCACTTCAGCGTAGTTGTTTACTTGCTGAGTCAACCAAATGTTTCTCTAATAGGCCTGAGATACAAATTTCTGATGTTTTTCCCACATAAACATTTATGATGGCCCCTACAAGATTCTTTAACCggttgttgttgtcttttttaacgACACTTTTTCATGAAATGATTTAGGTACAGTTCCTCGAAGAACTGTAGAATGATGATACATTTACTTCTCAGTCCTCAGAAGCACGTTCCCATCAGTATAGGTGACGGGATCCTAGATTAAATCAGATCAGTTTTAGAGTTTTCTGACACACTTTTGTGCTTTTCTGCTTGTCTAACCGCTTAAAAGTGCGTAAGCCTCAGTTAAGACGGCGACATGACGGcacaaaaaaaggatttgatgaCAGTTGGGGGCATGTTCCCTAAGGATAAAAATCTATCTACAGCTAAGAGTCTTAATGTTGTTGTTTGGTTGATTTTCACCAATTTTTCTTGTGAGAAACTCCTAGCTCTGAGATCCCAATAAAAGGTCAATTTCCTTCCAAACTTTTGCTTGGTGTTCCTGTACTTTCTCCGAAAACAATCTGTGCAAACACTGCAGAGAATGTTGAGAAGAAGGCTTTGGTCTTCAGCTCTATGCCTTTTCGAGGTCTGTTAATCTTCCGCTCGCTGAATTATTCGCAGTAATGCAAATTTTAACCGGGGATGGCCGAATCCTTGCGTTCCACATGTTCGCACGGCACCCTGTTCAATCACTGGAGAGATCATTCAGTTGCTCACCAATGTTTGTGTTGCTTTAAAAGTGCAgcacaaaaaggaaaagaagagtTGACTGATCAAATCCCAATCATACACATGTTAGTATAAATTTGTTTCCTAATCAGAATGTTGATatttttggatttaaaaaagaaaggaaaaaaccaGGGTCTCgtttacattttgtttattttaccaAAGATGTCTCATgacaaaaaacaatgttttatgCACCTCAGCATGAGCTATTTTCTAATCAGTGACAGTTTGCAGGCCTTCATTGCAGAGTGAACATATGGAAACCCGAGCCAAAGATGACTGGGGGTCAGCATGGGTCAACACTCATTCACAGCTTTTTACGAAATAAATCAAACTAGAAGTCACAGCCTGACGTCTGCAAATAAACTCACATGTCCTGGACGTCTCTTTGCCACTCTGCATGGCTGTCGGGCATACAACGGATTCACAGGCGCTCATAATATAGAGACAGGAAGTATAAACAGACCTCTCTCCTTGCTCTTGACACAAGACACTCATGGGAGGAAAGGAAAAGCACACTTCATTAAGATCCTTCTTGCAATGAGAAACTGGACCACATGGCatgttataaaataaaatgaaatctcCTTTGGGACATGAATCCTACAGATAAATTTAAGGATAAGAGAGCGTTGTTTGCCACTGAGCCGTGTTAGCTCACCTGCATTAACCTCTAACCGCTGCCAGTCATCTGGCAAGCCCTTCAATTGTCAGTAAAATGCTGAGCCCCTCTCCTATCTCACTTGAactatgacaacaacaaaaaaaaactcagatagaGATCTGCGAATCTGTGGAAGAAACGGTGAGAGGAGAACAGAGAGGAAGCTTGGGTTCTGGAAGAGAAAGGGcgtttttattcttttgtgtACGATTGGAacaggtgtgacagatgtgggGCCTCGGTATACTCGTGTCTGTAGCCGTGATCTGCCACCCAGaagcacgcacacacaagcTATTTACCGACCTGCGTGATCTGTTGAGACACGCCGTCCTTTCTCTTGTTTATTGATGGCTATCAGCACTTTCTCATTTCTTCCAAACAAAACACGCCACTTACACAGCGCAGCTCTCTCTGGGCTTCCATTTACTTCGGCTCAACAGCTGAAAGAGGTCAAATACAGCTGTGGGTTACAGCACACTcgtaaacacataaaaaaaaaaggcttgattttgtttttttcaaattgcAACCAAGAATGAAGTTTGAGCAATGAGTACGATTCTCTTTTTCTTGAAACGGTGGAAAAGATAACTCTAACAGAGTTTCAGACCACCTTGGAAAAATACAAAGGGAAGGGTTCCCCCCCTTCCCTTTGTATTTGCGGTGCGAATACTACTTGCAATATCTTCTCTCCCTGATCCACAAAGTCTTAAGCTGCTTGTTGTTATTTCACTAATAGCACAGCAGCTTTCACTCTGGGGGCCTTTGAGCTACAAGTGAGCAGAGCCCCAGACTACTCAGATTACAGTGAAGAGGTCGGGGGGGGGGCACCAACCACACTATATGCACGCTCTCTTTGGAAGTGGGAGGCAGCGATGGGTGCAGAGAGACAGCCATTAAGGAGTTTTAAGTGATATCACTGCAAGGCCACCAACAGttctggagcaggagatcatgGTATCCCATAACAATTGCAGCTATACACCTACAGCGAGTTGGTTTTCTTTGTAAAAACATTCCCTTCATCCTGTCAGCTGCACCAACATTTCGATGCCTTCACTGAAAACAGCGGGTTGCAATGATCCAACGTATGTGCAGTATATACAGAACATCTGAGCCGAAATTCATGATACAGCTGCAACTTTTATCCCGATACCTCAAACAATTGAGTTTGCTGCTTTtccgtgtttttctttttcttttttctgtgatgcaaatgttttcaaATTTTGAACCGAGGAAGAAAATAAAGACCTGAACTGTCACCTGAATTGTCACCTGAACACATCCTATTCAGTGAtgaatatacattttttttttactattcatGGAGAAACCGCCCTGTACGCAAGTATATTGACAACTTACACCAAAGGACTGCcaatgcaggaaaaaaaagagctgtcccaactttttgtgagacatgttgctgacactgaattcaagatgagctgttATGTTTCGtgaaacagtaaaatgtctcgCTTTCATCGTCTGTTCTCTATGTTTTACTGTGATAAAAAATGACAATTTAAGAcctttgcaaatcattgcattctgtttaatTCACATTTTCCACAGCATCCCAATTTATTTGGAATTCGGATTGTATTCATGAATGAATAATTATTGGATTTTAtcattcatttaatttctgATTTTCTCATAAAACAATTATTTCCCATATTTGAGTTAGGAGAGGATGTGGCCCAGACAACAGGCACCTTCGATTAAGGTGTGCATAACTGCCGCGCTGCTTTGATAGCTCATGTGGAAAGGACCTCAGGAGGGATTTAACTGACACCGAAAAGTATTCTTGTAAAGTGCTTTTCAAATAGATGCAACATCTTTAGAAGAGCTGATCTCTTAAGACGTGTACGCCAGAAAACCTAACGTTTTGCTGGTTGTGTTTCATAGGCCAGCTACCAGTTGTCAAAAGATGGGCTGGTCAAGCAGTTATACAGGAGGAAGTTCACATCATTCGAGACGGCCACGATCTTAATGCAGCACAGTACTTTATCACATTCAAGTGGTCAACTGCTTGGTTAGCTAGTAAAAGGGCCTCACATCCCATTGACAACAGTTAAACGTGAGATTTACAGTGATGGAGAAACAGTGTTCCCCTTTGCCTCTGGGAAGATGTGATTGCTGTTTCAGAGAAGGTTCATTATTAACAGATAAGAAACCGACTTTA
This Odontesthes bonariensis isolate fOdoBon6 chromosome 6, fOdoBon6.hap1, whole genome shotgun sequence DNA region includes the following protein-coding sequences:
- the hsd17b3 gene encoding 17-beta-hydroxysteroid dehydrogenase type 3 → MDLIELFFISLGIALVVYCGVKLLLFSRMLFPKLWFPLPKTFFTSMGDWAVVTGASEGIGKAYAFALAEHGMNVVIMSRTKATLDQVAKGIGETTGQRVKVIVMDFTDETVFTRIEEQLKDLNVGVLVNNVGMLPTYVPCEFLDTEELDKTITKMINCNVKTMVKMCKIILPGMENRRKGVIVNVSSGIASVPFPLYTLYASSKVFAERFSQGLQAEYKDRGILIQAVAPFGVSTRMAGYQQTNIVTLSPEDFVKRSLQYLRAGDKTHGSVCHTILGWLLQSIPLKLLYAEFVLHGLQDYVKKKTRQKESLSASRAISDK